CCGGTATGAGGGTGAGCGCGATGAGGACCGCGATCACGACCGTGCCCGCCGCGGCGAAGCCCATCTTGCTGAGCATCGGGATATTGACGACGGCGAGGCCGACGAGCGCGATGACGACGGTCAGGCCCGCGAAGACGACCGCGGAGCCCGCGGTGCCGACGGCCCTGCCTGCTGCCTCCTCGCGTTCGCGGCCCTCGGCCAGTTCGGCGCGGTAGCGGGAGACGATGAAGAGCGCGTAGTCGATGCCGACCGCGAGGCCGATCATCGTCGCGAGCGTGGATGTCGTGGAGCCGAGGTCGAGGACGTTCGCCAGCGCGGTGATCGTGGAGATTCCGATGCCGACACCGATGATCGCGGTGAGCAGCGGAAGTCCGGCCGCGACCAGCGACCCGAAGGTGATCACGAGCACCACCGCGGCGATGCCGACTCCGACGATCTCGCCGGCCCCGGTCTCCGGGACGGCCTGCAGCGCGTCGCCGCCGATCTCCACGGTCAGCCCGGCGTCACGCGCCTCGGTGCCGGTCTTCTCCAGCGCCTTACGGGTCTCCTTGGTCAGTTCCATCGAGCTGACCTTGTACGAGACCGACACATACGCCGTCCCGCCGTCCTTGGAGACCGCCTTGGCGGCGTACGGGTCGGTGACGGAGGCTATCTGGCCGGAGCCGGACTTCAGCTCCGCGACCACCTTCTTCACCTCGGCCTTGTTGGCCGGCTCGGTCATCTTCCGGCCGTCGGGCGCCTTGAAGACGACGCGGGCCGTCGCGCCGTCCGGGCTGGCCCCGGGGAAGCGCTCTTCCAGCAGGTCGAAGGCCTTCTGCGCCTCCGTGCCCGGTATCGAGAAGGAGGAGGAGGTGGCGGTGGACGCGGAGGCCGCGCCGACCCCGGCGAGTGCCAGCAGCGCCACCCACAGCAGGGCGACGAGGCGGCGGCGCCGGAAGGCGGACCGCCCGAGTTTGTAGAGAAACGTGGCCACGAGGGCGTACTCCCGTTGGTGAGGTGAGCAGGGCATGGGGAGCCGGCCCGACGACGAGAGCGGCGCGCGTCAGGTGGAGCTGGTGGGCGGGGAGGTCTGGGTCAGACGCCGAGGGCGGGGAGAACCACGGCGTCGAGGTAGTCGGTGAGGAAGGTCCGGTCGGGGGTCCGGGCCTCGATCAGCTGCCGGGCGATGAAAGCGCCGACCAGCATGTGCGGGACGAAGCCGAGTGCGCGGTTGTCCGCGCTGACCTCGCCCCTTTCCACGGCCCTCCGCAGCAGCGTGTCGAGTCCGGTGATCTCGGGCTCGATCAGCAGTTCCCGCAGGGCCCGGTGGAGATCGGGGTTTTCGTGGATGGCCTGGGCCAGACCCCGCATCAGCGCGGAGTCCTTCTCCATCTGGCAGTCGTCGGTACGTTCGAGCATCGCGTGGAAGTCACCACGCAGGGTGCCGGTGTCGATATCGGCGACACTCACCGGCTTGTTGTGCCGCAGTGCCCTGGCCACCAGCTCCGGCTTGCTCCGCCACTGGCGGTAGAGCGTGGCCTTGCTGGACCGGGTCCGCGCGGCGACGGCGTCCATCGTCAGGGCGTCGTAGCCGACTTCACGCAACAGGTCGAGCACGGCTTCGTAGAGCTCCGCCTCGCGCTCAGGCGTGAGCCGGGTGCGGGTCACGGCCGGCCTCCTGTCGCATGCGAACGAAACGGTTTCGTACAGCAGGACCTTAACCCAGCCCCTCAGCGAAACGAAACCGTTTCGCTTGTGGTCTCGGTCACGATTCCGAAGAGGGTTCACCAGGCCCCACGAGTTGCCGCGCCCACCAGGCACCGAAAGCATTGGGGGGTGAGTGACGACGTCGCGTATCTCCGTTTCCCGCATCTGTACGACGACTTGCTGTGCTTCGCCGCCGAGGACGATCTCTGGGTCGCGCCCCTGGTGGCGGAGGGCCACCGACCGGGACGGGCCTGGCGGATCACCGTCGACCGGACCAGAGTCGGCCATCCGCGCTTCTCCCCGGACGGCCGCCATATCGCGTACACGAACTGGCGCAGCCTCGACCCCGAGATCCATCTCGCCCCGGTCGACGGAGGACCGGCCAGGCGGCTGACCTACTGGGGCTCCACCGACACCCGGGTCTGCAGCTGGGACCCGGACGGCAACATCCTGGCCGTTTCCTCGCACAGCCAGCCCTTCTCCTACTTCTCCTGGGCCTACAAGGTGGCCACCGACGGCTTCCCCGGCCGGCGGCTGCCCTGGGGGCCGGTCTCCGACATCCAGGTCGCGGACATCGACGGAGAACACCGCTCGCTGCTCCTCACCGGCAAGCCGCCGCACGAACCGGCCGCCTGGAAGCGGTACCGGGGCGGAGCGACGGGCAGGCTGTGGCTGCACGGCAAGCGGCTGCTCGCCGACCTCAACGGCCATCTGGACTGCCCGATGTTCGTCTCGGGGCGGATCGCTTTCCTCTCCGACCACGAAGGCGTCGGCAACCTCTACTCCTGTCTGCCCGACGGAACCGGCCTCCTGCGCCACACCGACCATGACGCCTTCTATGCGCGGCACGCCTCGAGCGACGGTCGCAGAGTCGTCTACCAGTGCGCGGGCGAACTGTGGATCGTCGACGATCTGACGACCCCGGGCGCCGTGCCCCGCAAGCTGGAGGTACGGCTCGGCGGCCCGCGCGCCGGACGCCGCGGCTACCAGGTGCCTGCCGCCAGTCACGTCGACGCGATCTCCGTCGACGAGACGGGACGGGCCAGCGCCGTCAACGTACGCGGCAGCCTGTACTGGCTCACCCACCGCGACGGTCCCGCCCGCACGATCGCGGACACCCCCGGCGTACGGGTACGGATGCCGGAGATGCTCGGCAGCGCGGGCCAGGTCGCCTATGTCACGGACGCGGACGCTGCCGACGCCGTCGAAATCGCGTATCTGCCGCGGGCGAGCGGGGACCGGGAACCGCGGCGGCTGGCCTCCGGCGAGCTGGGCCGCGTCCATGAGCTGGTGTCGGACCCGGAGGGCGAGCGGATCGCGATCGCCTCGCACGACGGGCGGCTGCTGCTGCTCGACGCCACGGAGGAGTCCGCGGACACCGCCCGGGCCGAAGGCTCCGGGGCCGGAGAGGTGACGGAGCTGATCCGCTCCACCAACGGGCCGGTGCGGGACCTGTCGTTCTCGCCGGACGGCGCGTGGCTGACCTGGTCGCATCCGGGCATCGGCCGCTCCCTGCGGCAGATCAAGATGGCCCGGATCGCCGACCGTACGATCGTCGACGTCACCAACGGGCGCTTCGAGGACGAGAATCCGGTCTTCACCAGGGACGGCCGCTATCTGGCCTTCCTGTCCTGGCGGGGCTTCGACCCGGTGTACGACGTGCACACCGGGGACCTGTCCTTCCCCCTGGGCTGCCGCCCCTATCTCGTACCGCTGTCCTCCGCGACGCCTTCGCCGTTCGCGCTGTCGCCGGACGGACGGCCCGCGGCAGGCGGACTCGATCCCCTGGTCGACTCCGGCGGGGTCACCTCCGCCGAGGTCGCCGAGGGAGGTACGGCGGTGACGGTCGAGATCGAGGGCCTGGAGAGCCGGGTGACGCCGTTCCCCGTGACGGCCTCCAAGTACTCCGCGCTCCATGCGGTCAGCGGCGGCGGACTTGTCTGGCTGCG
This portion of the Streptomyces sp. NBC_01750 genome encodes:
- a CDS encoding TetR/AcrR family transcriptional regulator; protein product: MTRTRLTPEREAELYEAVLDLLREVGYDALTMDAVAARTRSSKATLYRQWRSKPELVARALRHNKPVSVADIDTGTLRGDFHAMLERTDDCQMEKDSALMRGLAQAIHENPDLHRALRELLIEPEITGLDTLLRRAVERGEVSADNRALGFVPHMLVGAFIARQLIEARTPDRTFLTDYLDAVVLPALGV
- a CDS encoding S41 family peptidase; translated protein: MSDDVAYLRFPHLYDDLLCFAAEDDLWVAPLVAEGHRPGRAWRITVDRTRVGHPRFSPDGRHIAYTNWRSLDPEIHLAPVDGGPARRLTYWGSTDTRVCSWDPDGNILAVSSHSQPFSYFSWAYKVATDGFPGRRLPWGPVSDIQVADIDGEHRSLLLTGKPPHEPAAWKRYRGGATGRLWLHGKRLLADLNGHLDCPMFVSGRIAFLSDHEGVGNLYSCLPDGTGLLRHTDHDAFYARHASSDGRRVVYQCAGELWIVDDLTTPGAVPRKLEVRLGGPRAGRRGYQVPAASHVDAISVDETGRASAVNVRGSLYWLTHRDGPARTIADTPGVRVRMPEMLGSAGQVAYVTDADAADAVEIAYLPRASGDREPRRLASGELGRVHELVSDPEGERIAIASHDGRLLLLDATEESADTARAEGSGAGEVTELIRSTNGPVRDLSFSPDGAWLTWSHPGIGRSLRQIKMARIADRTIVDVTNGRFEDENPVFTRDGRYLAFLSWRGFDPVYDVHTGDLSFPLGCRPYLVPLSSATPSPFALSPDGRPAAGGLDPLVDSGGVTSAEVAEGGTAVTVEIEGLESRVTPFPVTASKYSALHAVSGGGLVWLRWPISGALGETFANPADTSGRPTLEHFDITKARKTELVGHLDWFAVSGDGSRLVVVDDSELRAVPATEPGDSDSTVYLDLRRILHEVDPPSEWRQAYDEAGRIIRAYFWEPGMCGIDWDAVLEQYRPLVERVASPDEFADLLREVLGELGTSHAYVTPARRNEGPPHYQRPMGLLGVNLVCRDENWIIARILPGESSDSKARSPLAGTGIREGAILTHVDGRPVDPVAGPYPMLSAAGGTTVELTFRPADGEGPSRRVAIVPLVDERPLRYQDWVAKRREVVRELSGDKCGYLHIPDMGGSGWAQFNRDLRLEVSRPALIVDVRGNAGGHISELVIEKLTRKILGWDLTRNAQPVSYASNAPRGPIVALVDEATSSDGDMITAAFKLLGLGPVVGSRTWGGVVGMTGRHRLVDGTVITVPMNAAWFDEYGWSVENHGVEPDLDALRTPLDWAEGRHAQMDDAIDLCLELLKKQGSAQPPGYESVPNLRRPKLPPRNG